The Thalassophryne amazonica chromosome 20, fThaAma1.1, whole genome shotgun sequence sequence cATACAAAGTACAGCAATACAAGCATAGCCTTGCCATTAAATGAGTTCACTTTGACTTTCAAACATACAGCTCATTTACAATCAAGTTTCTTCACAGTGGTGACATTCTGATCACACATTATTGTTCATCTACGAGGAGCTGGGTGATAATTGTCATAGTAATTTCAACACCCAAGATTAATCTGttctgaacatgttcaaaacctcAGAGGTTGGGCGTACAACTGAGctaaagacaaataaataaaaataaatcatgtgATCAACTAAAATAAATTTTGTCACCACATACGGCTACTCGATGAATCTCTCTAATTATATAGTGAAACTAGACAAGACAgagaagagaaagagagaaataTGCCATGCATGGGCATAACCAAACATCTCCTTACCATTCCTCATTTTGTAGAGCTGGACATTTTTCTGGACGTACTCAGCAAATTGTACTGTATCTCCCGCTTCTCCAACACACAGCAGCAAAATCTTCTCACTCAGTTTAAACATCTTGTCATAGTCTGTAAAACACAGCAGTTGTAATAAGATTTTAGCTCCGAAACAATCCATCCACTTGCTGAccgaaaaaattattattatgattaggcATAATAAGGCTGgtaccacataaaaaaaaatgcctcaTTGTTTCTAGGTTGACCAACAATTGCATCTCAGAAAAACACAATATCATGAAAAttcaatatgtatttttttagttatttcagAAATTTTAGTTTATGTGTAATAAGTCCGGaaaatgtaaaattttcactttctgaaataactgacaaaaaaaaaaaaaaaattattattgtttttttttttttttagatgtactTGCAATGTTTGTTGTCAtgataaatgtttttgttttggttatGTCTCCAATTAATCTTTTAGGTTAAAAAATAATGTTGGACAATTGCTATAAATGTCCATCATAATTTGCAATATAACAAGACGCCTTCAAAGTAAAACAGAACCCAAACATATGCCGTTGAACTACCACTGAACCATTTtaccttaaatggtaaatggactgcattatatagtgcttttccatctgcatcagacactcaaagtgctttacaattatgcttcacattcaccccgatgtcagggtgctgccatacaaggcgctcactacacaccgggagcaatagaggattaaaggccttgcccaagggccctgagtgattttccagtcaggtggggatttgaaaccatgatcttctggactcaagcccaacaccttaaccactagaccatcacctccccacctacCTTAAATGTAGCATTGGTTTTGAGCCATTTAAAACCAGATCATTGACTGCTAATATCTTTGAGATGTACAATTATTCACTAATTTATCAACCACTGGGCTCTGTTTAAACCGCTACATGACTatcttttatataatggctgtgtggatccttgtcctttgattggtgctttgtatgtcatgtgacatggattattcgttccacttaccatgcaaatttggttccatacattttataCCATTGCATGCTATGAACCCtgcccacgcacacactagtgggggcggggTTTAGCTAAGCATGGCagaatttgttttgctgatggacaacgATTTGAACGAGCtcactgacggtgctaattcctctaagtaacacacacacacacagacacaaaaacaaatccaccaagtcataagccatctggaggcatgaagtggAGGCGGGAAGtacctgtttttccaagttgactgagaacaattttggactgccATTTAAAGTtcttgttggattgttgatgtcaaagcggtagtgacacaccaaaatgtaagtcccttttctgttgtttacaaattaatataatatcaaatgacaaggatctattttagccgttatataaaacaaataatgtttttacattctttcaatggaactaattgaatttggtgaaagctggaacataccattcaactcagcttcacttcattgaatggaacacttgTACCACTCATAAaccttcattatttgtataataattatCGATATATTTTGAAGGTGATCATGTACATAAAATGCAAAATGTAAGACACACAGACAGTACATTTCGTCGTAAGTAGGTACATGCAAAATTtcgaggataaaaaaaaaaaaaaaattccattgtgATCatcaaataaaaacacaattacTAAAACGAAAATGGGATTaaataaactctttaaataaactcttaatattaaataataatttgtttcggCTGAAGCGTAGAATGTTTAACTTTTAAAATGAAAATTGAATCAATACCACGACGTGAAACGTAAAATCAGCAATGACTTTCACTTTCACAATTCTGCTTTAACACCTTGTGCTAACCTtgctcccccaccccaccctaCCAAAATTTCGAAAGttgcacttatttatttattttttactttgtaaTAAATCAAAACAGGGAAAAAGTTGTAATAATTATGTTATATGTTTAGCATTAGCATTGGAATGTGGTGGTCCGGGGTGGTAAGTGTTGTTACATTTAGTTAATTCACATAGCTACACATTATTGTATTTTCACTAAAATAGGCTTTAATAATCTCTGTCTGATAACCCAATTTAATTAGAATAAACTCCTCGCTAAAATACGGCTAACGCTAACAGTGCTAAAACATACCGTGTTTCATTTGAATGATGCTGCTAGCTGCGACATTATCGGCGGCGACAAGTACAAAGTCTGGCCCCTGAATCCCGATTAAATACTCCATTCTGTAAAAACTGTACTAGCCAAATATAAGAAATAAAGTAGCTTGACAAAAAAACCCCGATAAGTCTGTTCACATTACACAGCAAAACTGTAGCAGGCGCAAGCTATGACGTCACAGGGAAACACGTTTCGTCTTTTCCACGCGCCACAGAGGGTGAGTTGCCACGTTCGTTTATAATACGCAACTTCTTTTAAGAGGCTTGCGCGAGCATTGGTTTCCCCAGTGCAGCCTCCTCAAATGTATAATGTCGGTGTTGCAGTGTCATTTGGCTTCCCACAGACTCCAAATGATTACAGTTTGATATGCTCTTCATGTGTTAAGCGGGCCTTatcaataatataataaatatccCCAAAGCGCTTCACATTAAGGTATACGTAAAATGTACTCTGCATCACGCCCTGTGACCCTtggatatataatataatataatataatataatataatataatataatataatataatataatataatataatgggaACTGTGGGAGCTTGTTTACCCCGCGAGATTTGGCAACATTGGTTACAGGCGGGCAATTTGAGCGGACTTCGTTGTCGCTGAGGTGTCGTTCGCTGTGGCTGCTGTAGTTATTGTATTTACAAACGAAACGGTTCCGTATTTTTCACCCAGAGGAGGTCAGCATGAATGAAGCAGCGTCTGGGGCTCCGATGGCGGAGTGTGATAACCTTCAGAGGAGACGTTCGCCGCGCCTGAGTTCTCTTCAGGCTAAAAGTTTTAGCAACATGGCGCCTGCGATTACTATTAAACGCTCCATCACCGTGAGGAAAATTGCACCCAGGAAAACAGCCGCACTCACGGAGCACAACAAGGAGAACACACCGAGAGTATCGGACCCCAGCCGACAGAAAGAGACGAAGGTTTCTACTCCGAGTCCTCCTGAATGCAGAGTGACGCCCCTGAAGGAGCAGGCCGCTGTTCTGGCTTTTTCGCCGCCTGTTTCCTGCTCCCAGCAGCCGGCGGTGGACGCACAGGATGCGGCTTGGTCGCAGAAGGTGCGCCGCTCCTACAGCAGGCTCAGCGACAAGTCATTTAACGACTCCCGTGAGAATATGTTCGGCTTTGAGAAGCTCCAAACCCCTGAGGTCGGCCGCAGAGACAGGCAGTCCAGGTCCGGTCTGGAGGCTTCTGGCTGCTTATCCAGACTGGCCTCTTTCACGTCCTTGCTGGAGGCGGATGACTCTGCGTCAGTGTTCCCTGAGCCGGATCCCAACATCCCTGGAGTGGCCGTGGTAaaagagaagaagaggaggaggaaggtcCAGCAGATTGACACCGCTGAGCTGGACGCCTTGGCTGCCAGGATGAACGCAGAGTTTGAAGAGGCAGAAGGTTTTGAGCTGGTGGTGGAGTAGGAGAAGGAGATGCTGTAAAACTAAAGAAACTTAACACCAGCATGTTTTTGTTGCTGGTATCCTGAAAAACTGAATGTGAGTGGTTTGATGAAATAATTGTGAGCTGTTTCAAGAACTGATTGCTTGTGCAAATTCAGTTTTTATTAACTGTCTTTTACAGTTAGAGGATCCTTGGGGACCCCTGGAgtgactgtcaaaaaaaaaaaaaaaaatcctcagatGAGGAGCGGCACTTGCATTGTGATTTGTGAGGTAACATAAACTGTGACATTTTGGGCATGTGTTTTTTCTGGCCGTGATTCAACACACAGGCCTCGCCGTTGAAGGGctgagcaactggaaaaggccaaggggagtcGCTCACATTTCACCTTGCTCCAACAGGTAGATGGCTACTTTCGAGCGGTGGCAATGAACCGGTTGCCTGGATGATTGCCCCGCCCAGGAACCTAGCTATTTTTCTGCATTGTGGTGGATGTAGTGACATGATACCAAAGTGGGCTCCCAGATCTGACCCGATCTTTTAGTGTAAAATGATATTGGTCTCGCAATTCTGTGTCTGTTTATACACTGTCCTGATGTAAGACAAATTTAGGCCTGAAATGGCTCATTTTACACTTTTCTTCACATGACAAAAAGTCCAGATATGGACTTTTTTGTGCTGGGAGACATGCCCACTGAGCTTGCCTGGATATATAGACATGCCCCTTCTGTCAGAGGTATGTCCAACACCAGCTCGTGTACATTTaatattttgttttcttaaaGTGTCACTTCATTGTCTGTTTTATTCATggctgtacttttttttttttttaagacacctggtgaatgatgtccacttcatACTGAGCAGGTGTACTGCCATGACCGTGCGATCAGCAGCAAAGCTTCATGAATCACATGCAAACAAAAGGCCTACTTGACATGACCCACTGTGTCAGCATTCCTGTTAACTTTGATATATAATCAAATAACTACAATTTATGTTAAAACATTCCAACATGATCCATAATAGGAGGTTCAGTGGTCCTCATCTATACCTATTAGCCATAAAATTCCACAGCTGGATATGCAGTAGTTGTTATGCAGTTAGTGATGGAAATTTTGTAGACTTACTCACTGACTGCCTGATTCTTATATCTGTCCTTGTCCTGCTAATCAACAGAAGTAAAATGTCAATCTCTAACTTGTTCCGTTTTCTTGCTTGAACATGATGTCTTTGCTCATTCTTTTCTCTTATTTGAGATAAAGTGGTTGCAAGTTTGGAAGACTGGTTTTAGCATTTTAAGCTTCTTTGAACACACATTATCTTTCTTAAACTAGTTTAAGAAAGATAATATCTTTAAAGTACtttaaacattaaaaaagaaTTGGACCTCCCCAGTTATAAATTGTCAACGGTGGTTTAAACACAGTTCAAACCATTCTACCACACCATTCTTTAAACTGGATGAACACTCCCCAACTTGAAGAAACTAGGTTTAACTTGTTTAAAACCATCCACATATCTTTGTTGGTTTATGTGCAGATCATCAGATGGCATCGTGAGTTTGAAGAAATTGTTCAAGGTATCCTCATTCCACACTTTTGTAATATTCATTATATCGATCAAGTAACAGTGAACAAATAAGAAAATGTTTCAGTTGCAGCTGTAATTACAGCATTTCAGTTCTGTTCAGTGTAAACTCATGGAGATCTTTAAATGTTTTGGTACTCGAaatataaagttttgtgtgtataGTTTGTTTTACTTATAAATTGTGATTGGTTTATATTTTGCTCAGTTAAATGATTTTTGTTAATACATGTGATTTAAATGTTATAGTTGTCAATAGTTGTCATGTTTACTTTCAAAATTAACATTGCTACTATAAATAAAGCTTAGGACATGTTTCCATTCAGTCTATTTAAAAAATGCAGCATTAATGATATGATTCTTAAAGCCACAGCACGAACAATTTAGGAGTGTTTCTTGCcacaaatggaatatagcattcataatcaTCTGTTCATTGGGGTTTAATTGCCTGCAACAATGAATTGGTGTGTGGAGGGTTTTTCTAGAGTCTCCTTACGTGAAATCTTACC is a genomic window containing:
- the cdca5 gene encoding sororin, which gives rise to MNEAASGAPMAECDNLQRRRSPRLSSLQAKSFSNMAPAITIKRSITVRKIAPRKTAALTEHNKENTPRVSDPSRQKETKVSTPSPPECRVTPLKEQAAVLAFSPPVSCSQQPAVDAQDAAWSQKVRRSYSRLSDKSFNDSRENMFGFEKLQTPEVGRRDRQSRSGLEASGCLSRLASFTSLLEADDSASVFPEPDPNIPGVAVVKEKKRRRKVQQIDTAELDALAARMNAEFEEAEGFELVVE